A genomic window from Glaciihabitans sp. INWT7 includes:
- a CDS encoding putative quinol monooxygenase yields MIHEVLAATRAFAGNEGVEVLVDVANPLHIVVLERWESLEADAAYRAWRAGDGASNLGTILAGPPVLTVLTTVL; encoded by the coding sequence GTGATCCACGAGGTGCTCGCCGCGACGCGGGCGTTTGCCGGCAACGAGGGTGTCGAAGTACTCGTCGATGTGGCGAACCCGCTTCACATCGTGGTGCTCGAACGGTGGGAATCCCTCGAGGCCGATGCCGCGTACCGTGCCTGGCGCGCGGGCGATGGAGCATCGAACCTGGGCACGATTCTCGCCGGCCCGCCGGTACTCACGGTTTTGACCACCGTCTTGTGA
- the gatB gene encoding Asp-tRNA(Asn)/Glu-tRNA(Gln) amidotransferase subunit GatB: MAKAELMDYDRAIELFEPVLGFEVHVELNTKTKMFSDAPNFFGGEPNTNVTPVDLGLPGSLPVVNEQAVKYSISLGLALGCSIRPSSRFARKNYFYPDLAKNYQISQFDEPIAFDGSVEVELEDGRTFQIPIERAHMEEDAGKLTHVGGATGRIQGAEYSLVDYNRAGVPLVEIVTNIIYGAERDAPELAKAYVSTIRDIVRSLGISDAKMERGNLRCDANISLSPRGSGTLGTRTETKNVNSLRSVERAIRYEIQRQAAILADGGTIIQETRHWHEDTGVTSAGRPKSDADDYRYFPEPDLLPVEPSLELIEELRAALPEAPAVRRRRLKEAWGFTDLEFQDVANSGLLVEIEETTAAGASAAQARKWWTGEIARLANAADVDASSLVSPLHVSELIALIEDGELTDRLARQVLEGVIAGEGSPAAVVESRGLKVVSDDGALIAAIDEALAAQPDVLEKIRDGKVQAAGAVIGAVMKAMKGTADAARVRELVLERAKQ; the protein is encoded by the coding sequence GTGGCTAAAGCTGAACTGATGGACTACGACCGTGCGATCGAGCTCTTCGAGCCGGTGCTCGGTTTCGAGGTGCACGTCGAACTGAACACGAAGACCAAGATGTTCAGCGATGCGCCGAACTTCTTCGGCGGCGAGCCGAACACGAACGTCACGCCCGTGGACCTCGGACTTCCGGGCAGCCTCCCGGTGGTGAACGAGCAGGCGGTGAAGTACTCGATCAGCCTCGGGCTTGCCCTGGGGTGCAGCATCCGCCCCTCGAGCCGCTTCGCGCGCAAGAACTACTTCTACCCCGACCTGGCGAAGAACTACCAGATCAGCCAGTTCGACGAGCCGATCGCCTTCGATGGCAGCGTCGAAGTGGAGCTCGAAGATGGCCGAACCTTCCAGATCCCCATCGAGCGTGCGCACATGGAAGAAGACGCCGGAAAGCTCACGCACGTCGGAGGCGCCACCGGGCGCATCCAGGGCGCGGAGTACTCGCTCGTCGATTACAACCGCGCCGGAGTGCCCCTGGTCGAGATCGTCACCAACATCATCTACGGCGCAGAGCGGGATGCCCCGGAGCTCGCCAAGGCCTACGTCTCGACCATCCGCGACATCGTGCGCTCCCTCGGGATCAGCGACGCCAAGATGGAGCGCGGCAACCTTCGTTGCGACGCGAACATCTCGCTCTCCCCGCGCGGGTCCGGCACGCTCGGCACTCGCACCGAGACAAAGAATGTCAACTCCCTGCGAAGCGTCGAGCGCGCCATCCGCTATGAGATCCAGCGTCAGGCGGCGATCCTCGCCGACGGTGGCACGATCATCCAGGAGACCCGCCACTGGCACGAGGACACCGGCGTGACGTCCGCCGGCCGGCCCAAGAGCGACGCCGACGATTACCGCTACTTTCCCGAGCCCGACCTCCTCCCGGTCGAGCCGTCGCTCGAACTCATCGAGGAGCTGCGCGCCGCATTGCCCGAGGCACCGGCCGTCCGTCGCCGTCGGCTCAAGGAGGCCTGGGGATTCACCGACCTGGAGTTCCAGGATGTCGCGAACTCCGGCCTTCTCGTCGAGATCGAGGAGACCACGGCTGCCGGTGCGTCTGCCGCGCAGGCCCGCAAGTGGTGGACCGGCGAGATCGCGCGCCTGGCCAACGCCGCAGACGTGGACGCGTCGTCCCTCGTCTCGCCACTGCATGTCAGCGAGCTGATCGCCCTCATCGAAGACGGCGAACTCACCGACCGCCTGGCGCGCCAGGTACTCGAAGGCGTCATCGCCGGCGAAGGTTCCCCCGCCGCGGTCGTCGAATCGCGCGGCCTCAAGGTGGTGTCGGATGACGGTGCCCTCATCGCTGCGATCGACGAGGCTCTCGCGGCCCAGCCCGACGTGCTCGAGAAGATCCGCGACGGCAAGGTGCAGGCCGCCGGCGCTGTGATCGGTGCGGTGATGAAGGCGATGAAGGGCACGGCGGATGCCGCCCGCGTGCGCGAACTCGTGCTGGAGCGCGCCAAGCAATAG
- a CDS encoding DMT family transporter has product MKPSSTSLGLVIAVIAAATFGMSGAFIKPLLEAGWSPAAAVTARALIGGLVLAPLALFSLRGSWVVLWRARWRIVAMGLIGVAGTQLVYFAALQRIPVNTAILIEYMAPLLLVGFVWVTSRRMPSVVVLIGSVVAVAGLVLVVSPRGGGGFDLVGLGFATLATVGCAIYYVVAARPSDGLPPVALAASGLVLGGLVLGIAGLTGLVPFAATFTTVHLLGTTVSWWVPLIVVGVFATAVAYASSITATEMLGSRLASFAGLLEVIAAALYAWILLGEDLTVPQLIGGALILAGIAFVRAEKRGAATMLEAGANTEPVVEPSPSEDPPLATPVESSGG; this is encoded by the coding sequence ATGAAGCCTTCGTCCACCTCGCTCGGCCTGGTCATCGCCGTGATCGCCGCCGCGACCTTCGGAATGTCGGGGGCATTCATCAAGCCCCTTCTCGAGGCGGGCTGGAGCCCTGCGGCCGCGGTGACGGCAAGGGCGCTCATCGGCGGACTCGTGCTCGCGCCGCTCGCCCTGTTCTCGCTCCGAGGCAGCTGGGTAGTGCTCTGGCGCGCCCGTTGGCGCATCGTGGCGATGGGGCTCATCGGCGTGGCCGGCACTCAACTGGTCTACTTCGCCGCGCTGCAGCGGATTCCCGTGAACACCGCGATCCTCATCGAATACATGGCGCCGCTGCTGCTGGTCGGGTTCGTCTGGGTGACCAGTCGGCGGATGCCCTCTGTCGTCGTTCTCATCGGCTCGGTCGTGGCGGTCGCGGGCCTCGTTCTCGTCGTCTCGCCGCGAGGCGGAGGCGGTTTCGACCTGGTGGGGCTCGGCTTCGCCACGCTCGCGACGGTGGGGTGCGCGATCTATTACGTGGTCGCGGCACGGCCGAGCGACGGCCTTCCACCGGTCGCGCTCGCGGCGAGCGGGCTCGTGCTCGGCGGCCTTGTGCTCGGGATCGCTGGCCTCACCGGTCTCGTTCCCTTCGCGGCGACGTTCACGACGGTGCATCTGCTCGGCACGACAGTGAGCTGGTGGGTGCCTCTGATCGTCGTCGGCGTATTCGCCACGGCAGTGGCTTACGCCAGCAGCATCACCGCCACCGAGATGCTCGGCTCCCGGCTGGCATCCTTCGCCGGCCTGCTCGAGGTCATCGCGGCAGCGCTCTACGCGTGGATCCTGCTGGGGGAGGACCTCACGGTGCCGCAGTTGATCGGGGGAGCTCTCATCCTGGCCGGCATCGCCTTCGTCCGCGCCGAGAAGAGGGGTGCCGCGACGATGCTCGAAGCAGGCGCGAATACCGAGCCGGTCGTTGAGCCTTCGCCGTCCGAAGATCCTCCCCTCGCCACGCCCGTAGAATCGTCTGGTGGCTAA
- a CDS encoding CGNR zinc finger domain-containing protein, which translates to MLVAPDTVETLEFTVALANTHPLASRSGSDELTTTGDLDAILARFRYSGRIDHDEAERAQVALTRQRLRAIWDLGRDGAVTEVNAMLAEADALPQLTRHDESGWHWHATAADAPLAERMRVEVALALADVIRMDAMDRLRTCDAPDCSGVLVDLSRNGSKRYCSVRCGNRMNMVAFRERSADGISSR; encoded by the coding sequence TTGCTTGTTGCCCCTGACACCGTGGAGACTCTCGAGTTCACCGTCGCGTTGGCGAACACGCATCCGCTCGCCTCCCGAAGCGGGTCGGACGAGCTCACCACAACCGGTGATCTCGACGCGATTCTCGCCCGTTTCCGCTACTCCGGCCGCATCGATCACGACGAGGCGGAGCGCGCCCAGGTCGCGCTCACGCGGCAGCGGCTGCGAGCCATCTGGGACCTCGGGCGAGACGGCGCCGTCACCGAGGTGAACGCGATGCTGGCGGAAGCGGACGCCCTGCCCCAACTCACCCGGCACGACGAATCGGGATGGCATTGGCACGCGACGGCAGCCGATGCTCCCCTTGCCGAGCGCATGCGGGTCGAGGTCGCCCTCGCCCTGGCCGATGTCATCCGCATGGACGCCATGGACCGGCTCCGCACCTGCGACGCACCCGACTGCTCCGGAGTGCTCGTGGACCTCTCACGCAACGGGTCGAAACGGTACTGCAGCGTGCGCTGCGGCAACCGGATGAACATGGTCGCGTTCCGCGAGCGCTCCGCCGACGGGATCTCGAGCCGGTGA
- the gatA gene encoding Asp-tRNA(Asn)/Glu-tRNA(Gln) amidotransferase subunit GatA — MSHVDGTADLTRLSAASLSELLQAREVSSVEVTRAHLDRIAAVDGDVHAFLHVSKDAIDTAEGVDVLRRSGDRLPPLAGIPIAIKDVLCTLDMPSTAGSKILEGWIPPYDATVVRKLREAFLVPLGKTNMDEFAMGSSTEFSAYGVTHNPWDLDRIPGGSGGGSAAAVAAFEAPLALGSDTGGSIRQPAAVTGSVGVKPTYGGVSRYGAIALASSLDQVGPVSRTVLDAALLHDVIGGHDPRDSTSLRDEWPSFAAAAKAGQLKRNLNGVRVGVVKELDAPGFQAGVSQRFHETLDLLASNGAEIVEVSAPNFEYAVAAYYLILPAEASSNLAKFDSVRFGLRVNPVGGGTVEDVMAATREAGFGPEVKRRIILGTYALSAGYYDAYYGSAQKVRTLIQRDFAAAFEKADILISPAAPTTAFRIGEKIDDPLAMYLNDVTTIPANLAGIPGMGLPMGLAPEDGLPTGLQLMAPARADARLYEHGAVIEALLEDSWGGTLISQAPELATR, encoded by the coding sequence ATGTCCCATGTCGACGGCACCGCCGATCTCACCCGCCTCAGCGCGGCCTCGCTGAGCGAACTCCTCCAGGCGCGCGAGGTCTCGAGCGTCGAGGTGACCAGGGCACACCTCGACCGCATCGCCGCGGTCGATGGCGATGTGCACGCCTTCCTCCATGTCTCGAAGGACGCCATCGACACCGCGGAGGGCGTCGATGTGCTGCGCCGCAGCGGTGACCGGCTTCCGCCGCTCGCCGGCATCCCGATCGCCATCAAGGACGTGCTCTGCACGCTGGACATGCCCTCCACCGCGGGCAGCAAGATCCTCGAGGGTTGGATACCTCCCTACGACGCCACGGTGGTGCGCAAGCTCCGCGAAGCCTTCCTCGTGCCGCTCGGCAAGACGAACATGGACGAATTCGCCATGGGATCTTCGACCGAGTTCTCGGCGTATGGCGTGACCCATAACCCCTGGGACCTGGATCGCATCCCCGGCGGATCGGGCGGAGGCAGCGCGGCGGCAGTAGCCGCGTTCGAAGCACCGCTTGCACTCGGCTCGGACACGGGTGGCTCGATCCGCCAACCCGCGGCGGTCACGGGATCGGTCGGGGTCAAGCCCACGTATGGCGGGGTGAGCCGGTATGGCGCCATCGCGCTGGCGAGCTCGCTCGATCAGGTGGGTCCCGTCTCCCGCACGGTTCTCGACGCCGCGTTGCTGCACGACGTGATCGGTGGTCACGATCCACGGGATTCCACCTCTCTGCGGGACGAATGGCCGAGCTTCGCGGCGGCCGCGAAAGCCGGACAGCTGAAGCGCAACCTCAACGGTGTGCGCGTCGGCGTGGTGAAGGAGCTCGACGCACCGGGCTTCCAGGCCGGGGTCAGCCAGCGGTTCCACGAGACCCTCGACCTGCTCGCCTCCAACGGAGCAGAGATCGTCGAGGTCAGCGCCCCGAACTTCGAGTACGCCGTCGCCGCCTACTACCTGATCCTTCCGGCCGAGGCGTCGAGCAACCTCGCGAAATTCGATTCTGTGCGATTCGGCCTCCGAGTGAACCCTGTGGGGGGAGGGACTGTCGAGGATGTGATGGCCGCGACCCGGGAGGCCGGTTTCGGTCCGGAGGTCAAGCGCCGCATCATCCTCGGCACCTATGCCCTCAGCGCGGGCTATTACGACGCCTACTACGGCAGCGCGCAGAAGGTGCGCACGCTCATCCAGCGCGACTTCGCCGCGGCTTTCGAGAAGGCGGACATCCTGATCAGTCCGGCAGCGCCGACCACCGCGTTCCGGATCGGCGAGAAGATCGACGATCCGCTCGCGATGTATCTGAACGACGTGACGACCATCCCGGCGAACCTCGCGGGCATCCCCGGCATGGGACTGCCGATGGGGCTCGCCCCGGAGGACGGGCTGCCCACCGGGCTCCAGCTCATGGCGCCGGCACGCGCGGATGCTCGGCTCTACGAGCACGGTGCCGTCATCGAAGCGTTGCTCGAAGACAGCTGGGGCGGCACGCTGATCAGCCAGGCACCGGAGCTGGCCACGCGCTAG
- the gatC gene encoding Asp-tRNA(Asn)/Glu-tRNA(Gln) amidotransferase subunit GatC, protein MSENPAESDGRITTDQVAHLANLARIALTPAEIEKLTGELGVIIDSIAKVSEVATADVPATSHPIPLTNVFRPDVIGETLSQEEALSGAPEHDGSRFKVSAILGEEQ, encoded by the coding sequence ATGTCTGAAAATCCTGCTGAGTCCGACGGCCGCATCACCACCGATCAGGTCGCTCATCTCGCCAACCTCGCCCGCATCGCGCTCACACCAGCCGAGATCGAGAAGCTCACCGGCGAACTGGGCGTGATCATCGACTCCATCGCGAAGGTCTCCGAGGTCGCGACGGCGGATGTTCCGGCCACGAGTCATCCGATTCCGCTCACCAATGTGTTCCGCCCCGACGTGATTGGCGAGACGCTCTCGCAGGAGGAAGCCCTCAGCGGCGCCCCGGAGCACGACGGAAGCCGGTTCAAAGTCTCTGCAATCCTGGGGGAGGAGCAGTAA
- a CDS encoding alpha/beta hydrolase: protein MDTDLLLFDVAAVLSPSGALGGVAEAFGVHEISRQISAIVVSVDPSAQDQSLFGGLFSPVGSGAGMLSSGGPRPSDVTQASTLSTPVDPSLLPRSSGSETLDRLTVLSGSDIAAFVSRNPSAVQKLLVSPPRASSVAAWWGSLPTSGKKTLSTQAPEVVGNLDGVPFAVRDRANRLTLTRSVAQLEASIATGAGRAKLVEKRHHLDILEQVKKTLQRTKSESKRQLLTLDTSGEVRAAVVVGDLSTADYVSYLVPGMFFTVQGQMYDWTVIAQDLQTQQAGWLKTLSTGDPALVGKTAATVAWIGYQTPGVLDIASLDRAQSGASFLGHAIQGLRAARADTPPFVSLVTHSYGSTAAMMELAKGGMSVDALAIIGSPGSAAQSASALAVTKGNVFVGEAAWDPIVNTAFYGSDPGAPSFGARKMDVAAETDPITHKPLAAAVGHLGYFDTGTTAMRNLALIGLDQGALVSTGSPEDAARTLADGR, encoded by the coding sequence TTGGATACAGACCTTTTGCTGTTCGACGTTGCAGCAGTCCTCTCGCCCTCCGGCGCGCTCGGTGGGGTAGCAGAGGCATTCGGCGTACACGAAATCAGCCGCCAGATCTCCGCGATCGTGGTGTCGGTCGACCCGTCGGCCCAGGATCAGTCGCTGTTCGGAGGGCTGTTCTCCCCGGTCGGCTCCGGTGCGGGCATGCTGTCTTCTGGCGGCCCCCGGCCCTCGGATGTGACCCAAGCGAGCACCCTCTCGACGCCCGTCGACCCCTCCCTTCTTCCCCGAAGCAGTGGCAGCGAGACCCTCGACCGACTGACGGTGCTTTCCGGGTCGGATATTGCGGCCTTCGTCTCCCGCAACCCCTCGGCGGTGCAGAAACTGCTGGTGAGTCCGCCGCGCGCCAGTTCTGTGGCGGCCTGGTGGGGATCCCTGCCGACGTCGGGGAAGAAGACCCTCTCGACACAAGCGCCCGAGGTGGTCGGCAATCTGGACGGAGTGCCCTTCGCCGTGCGCGACCGGGCCAACCGTCTCACCCTCACCCGCTCGGTCGCCCAGCTCGAGGCATCGATCGCGACCGGTGCGGGGCGCGCGAAGCTCGTCGAGAAGCGCCATCACCTCGACATCCTGGAGCAGGTGAAGAAGACCCTGCAGCGCACGAAAAGCGAATCGAAACGACAGCTACTCACGCTCGACACGTCGGGCGAGGTGCGAGCCGCCGTGGTTGTTGGCGACCTCAGCACCGCGGACTACGTGAGTTATCTCGTGCCCGGCATGTTCTTCACCGTGCAGGGGCAGATGTACGACTGGACCGTGATCGCCCAAGACCTGCAGACGCAGCAGGCCGGGTGGTTGAAGACCCTGTCGACCGGCGATCCCGCACTGGTCGGGAAGACCGCCGCCACCGTGGCCTGGATCGGCTACCAGACACCGGGCGTGCTCGACATCGCCTCGCTGGATCGAGCACAGAGCGGCGCCAGTTTTCTCGGGCACGCCATCCAGGGGCTCCGCGCGGCACGGGCGGATACGCCGCCCTTTGTCAGTCTGGTGACACACTCCTACGGGTCCACCGCCGCGATGATGGAACTCGCGAAGGGCGGCATGTCCGTCGATGCGCTCGCCATCATCGGTTCCCCCGGGTCTGCCGCTCAGTCGGCTTCGGCCCTTGCGGTGACCAAGGGCAACGTCTTCGTCGGCGAAGCGGCCTGGGACCCGATCGTGAACACCGCCTTCTACGGCAGCGACCCCGGCGCGCCCAGCTTCGGCGCGAGAAAGATGGATGTCGCGGCCGAGACCGATCCGATAACGCACAAGCCGCTCGCCGCCGCGGTTGGCCACCTCGGGTACTTCGACACCGGCACCACGGCGATGCGCAACCTTGCGCTGATCGGACTCGACCAGGGCGCCCTGGTCTCCACCGGTTCCCCGGAGGATGCGGCCCGCACGCTCGCGGACGGTCGCTGA
- the ligA gene encoding NAD-dependent DNA ligase LigA — translation MANLEKDTAEDLTLEQAGVEAGELTTRVLELRDAYYERDEVLVADEEYDRMLHRLEELERLFPELQSQDSPTQTVGGRADSTLFAPVRHAERMLSLDNVFSLEEFAEWAAKVERNAGRHIDYLCELKIDGLAINLRYEHGVLVTAATRGDGVVGEDVTENIAFVKVIPTKLAGSGHPPIVEVRGEVFFESEIFEQLNADQVAAGERVFANARNAASGSLRQVAENKTPVQLERMHKRLGRLSMLVHGIGAWANPPVDSQSATYGLLSQWGLPTSTHFRVVTSAADAAEFIEYFGEHRGSVEHEIDGIVIKVDELELHDELGATSRAPRWAIAYKYPPEQVNTKLLDIVVSVGRTGRVTPFAVMEKVRVAGSEVRQATLHNQDVVKAKGVLIGDTVVLRKAGDVIPEVLGPVVELRDGTEREFVMPTNCPECGTLLAPAKEGDVDLRCPNARSCPAQVRGRVEHVGSRGALDIEGLGEVGASALTQPDVPVDPPLITEAGLFSLTLRDIFPITVRVRDHETGLVKLDPDGSERTETPYRKRRKKSGKGADAPFDPQATDFAGDEDSVPSSAAEKFLSELELAKTKDLWRILVALSIRHVGPVAARALAAYFGSIAAIRAASREELAAVDGVGGIIADALIDWFSVDWHVEIIDRWADAGVQLSIPGHAGPGAAVAAGGPLSGITVVATGSLEGFTREGALEAIIAAGGKAASSVSKKTDFVAAGPGAGSKLTKAEELGLRIIDAAQFAVLLEFGPDALNG, via the coding sequence GTGGCGAACCTGGAGAAAGACACCGCGGAAGATCTCACCCTCGAGCAGGCCGGGGTGGAGGCCGGAGAGCTGACGACGCGAGTGCTCGAGTTGCGCGATGCCTACTACGAGCGCGACGAAGTGCTCGTGGCCGACGAGGAATACGATCGGATGCTTCATCGGCTCGAAGAGCTCGAGCGCCTGTTTCCCGAGTTGCAGAGCCAGGACTCTCCGACCCAGACCGTGGGGGGTCGCGCCGATTCGACGCTCTTCGCCCCCGTGCGCCATGCCGAGCGGATGCTGAGCCTCGACAACGTCTTCTCTCTCGAGGAATTCGCCGAGTGGGCCGCAAAGGTCGAGCGCAATGCCGGCCGCCACATCGACTACCTGTGTGAGCTCAAAATCGACGGGCTGGCCATCAACCTCCGCTATGAACACGGCGTGCTCGTCACGGCGGCGACCCGCGGCGACGGAGTGGTCGGCGAAGACGTGACCGAGAACATCGCCTTCGTGAAGGTGATACCGACGAAGCTCGCAGGCAGCGGTCATCCGCCGATCGTCGAAGTGCGCGGTGAGGTCTTCTTCGAGTCCGAGATCTTCGAGCAGCTCAACGCCGATCAGGTCGCAGCGGGGGAGCGCGTGTTCGCGAACGCGCGTAATGCGGCATCCGGAAGCCTGCGCCAGGTCGCCGAGAACAAGACTCCCGTGCAACTCGAGCGGATGCACAAGAGGCTCGGGCGTCTGAGCATGCTCGTGCACGGCATCGGTGCGTGGGCGAATCCGCCCGTCGACTCCCAGTCGGCGACCTACGGTCTGCTCAGCCAATGGGGTCTGCCGACCAGCACGCACTTCCGGGTGGTGACGTCGGCAGCGGATGCCGCCGAGTTCATCGAGTATTTCGGCGAACACCGAGGCAGCGTCGAGCACGAGATCGACGGCATCGTGATCAAAGTCGATGAACTCGAGCTGCACGACGAACTCGGCGCGACGAGCCGGGCGCCACGCTGGGCGATCGCGTACAAGTATCCGCCGGAGCAGGTCAACACCAAACTCCTGGACATCGTGGTGAGTGTCGGGCGCACCGGCCGCGTCACTCCCTTCGCCGTGATGGAGAAGGTGCGGGTGGCGGGCAGCGAGGTGCGCCAGGCCACCCTGCACAACCAGGATGTCGTGAAGGCCAAAGGCGTGCTCATCGGGGACACCGTAGTGCTGCGCAAGGCGGGCGACGTGATTCCCGAAGTGCTCGGCCCGGTCGTCGAACTCCGCGACGGCACCGAGCGGGAGTTCGTGATGCCGACGAATTGCCCGGAGTGTGGAACCCTGCTCGCCCCGGCGAAGGAGGGGGATGTCGACCTCCGGTGTCCCAACGCCCGCAGTTGTCCCGCCCAGGTCCGCGGTCGCGTGGAGCACGTCGGCAGCCGGGGTGCGCTCGACATCGAGGGTCTCGGTGAGGTCGGTGCCTCCGCTCTGACCCAGCCCGACGTTCCCGTCGATCCGCCGCTGATCACCGAGGCCGGGCTGTTCTCTCTCACCCTCCGCGACATCTTTCCGATCACCGTGCGGGTGCGGGACCACGAGACCGGCCTCGTCAAACTCGATCCCGACGGATCGGAGCGCACCGAGACGCCCTATCGCAAGAGGCGCAAGAAGTCGGGGAAGGGGGCCGATGCACCCTTCGATCCCCAGGCGACCGATTTCGCCGGCGATGAGGACTCCGTGCCATCCTCGGCCGCCGAGAAGTTTCTCTCCGAGCTCGAGCTCGCAAAGACCAAGGACCTCTGGCGCATCCTCGTGGCACTGAGCATCCGCCATGTCGGGCCCGTCGCCGCTCGTGCGCTGGCCGCGTATTTCGGTTCCATCGCGGCCATCCGGGCGGCGAGCCGGGAGGAGCTCGCGGCGGTAGACGGGGTGGGCGGCATCATCGCCGACGCCCTGATCGACTGGTTCTCCGTCGACTGGCATGTCGAGATCATCGACCGGTGGGCGGATGCCGGAGTGCAGTTGAGCATCCCCGGTCACGCCGGCCCGGGTGCAGCGGTTGCCGCCGGAGGGCCGCTCTCTGGCATCACCGTCGTCGCGACAGGGAGTCTGGAAGGGTTCACCCGCGAGGGGGCCCTCGAAGCGATCATCGCGGCCGGCGGCAAGGCGGCGTCGAGCGTCTCCAAGAAGACGGATTTCGTTGCTGCGGGCCCCGGAGCCGGCTCCAAATTGACGAAAGCCGAGGAACTGGGCCTTCGTATCATCGATGCAGCCCAGTTCGCCGTACTTCTCGAATTCGGTCCGGACGCGCTTAACGGCTGA
- the mnmA gene encoding tRNA 2-thiouridine(34) synthase MnmA has translation MKVLAAMSGGVDSAVAAARAVEAGHEVVGVHLALSRMPGTLRTGARGCCTIEDSMDAQRAANIIGIPYYVWDFSERFALDVVDDFVAEYSAGRTPNPCMRCNERIKFAAVLEKALDLGFDAVATGHYATILTDDEGNRELHRAAAWAKDQSYVLGVLTAEQLAHSMFPLGATPSKAEVRAEAAERGFSVATKPDSHDICFIPDGDTRGWLADRVGAEEGVILERDGSVVGSHEGAAAFTVGQRKGLHLGVPSPDGRPRFVLEVRPSSNTVVVGPKEALDLAEVAGGKFSWAGLAPADPFTEFACHVQIRAHADPVPAVAVLRDGELVIRPDVPLNGVAPGQTAVLYLGTRVLGQCTIDRTVSAVPLPAR, from the coding sequence ATGAAGGTACTGGCGGCGATGAGTGGCGGAGTGGACTCCGCCGTCGCGGCCGCGCGCGCCGTCGAGGCCGGTCACGAGGTGGTCGGCGTGCATCTGGCGCTCAGCCGCATGCCAGGCACGTTGCGCACAGGGGCCCGCGGATGCTGCACCATCGAGGACTCGATGGACGCCCAGCGGGCGGCCAACATCATCGGCATCCCCTACTACGTCTGGGATTTCTCGGAGCGTTTCGCTCTCGACGTCGTGGACGACTTCGTGGCCGAATACTCGGCCGGACGCACCCCCAACCCCTGCATGCGCTGCAACGAGCGCATCAAGTTCGCGGCCGTGCTCGAGAAGGCGCTCGACCTCGGCTTCGACGCGGTCGCCACGGGGCATTACGCGACGATCCTCACCGACGACGAGGGCAATCGCGAACTGCACCGGGCCGCGGCCTGGGCGAAGGACCAGTCCTACGTGCTCGGGGTGCTCACCGCGGAGCAGCTCGCGCACAGCATGTTCCCTCTCGGTGCGACGCCGTCGAAGGCTGAGGTGCGCGCGGAGGCCGCAGAGCGCGGGTTCAGCGTCGCGACGAAGCCCGACAGCCATGACATCTGTTTCATCCCCGACGGCGACACCCGCGGCTGGCTCGCGGATCGCGTGGGAGCCGAGGAGGGCGTCATCCTGGAGCGGGATGGTTCCGTGGTCGGCAGTCACGAGGGGGCTGCGGCCTTCACCGTCGGCCAGCGCAAGGGTTTGCACCTCGGTGTGCCCTCACCGGACGGCCGTCCCCGGTTCGTGCTCGAGGTGCGGCCGTCGAGCAACACGGTGGTCGTCGGCCCGAAGGAGGCCCTCGATCTCGCCGAGGTCGCCGGGGGCAAGTTCAGCTGGGCGGGGCTCGCCCCGGCCGATCCGTTCACCGAGTTCGCCTGCCACGTGCAGATCCGTGCCCACGCCGACCCGGTGCCGGCCGTTGCCGTGCTTCGGGATGGCGAGCTCGTCATCCGTCCGGATGTGCCTCTCAACGGTGTCGCGCCCGGCCAGACCGCCGTGCTCTACCTCGGCACCCGCGTCCTTGGCCAGTGCACCATCGACCGCACGGTGTCCGCGGTTCCCCTGCCCGCCCGCTGA